The Oceanococcus sp. HetDA_MAG_MS8 DNA segment CGTTTGGCTGCGCCAATCCTCGCCCGCTCGCAAGTGCCGCTGAGCTAGGGCGTTAGGCGACTGAGCGAAGGGGGAGGCCAAGCGCGGTTACATACCCAAACATCCTGCAGCATTGATGCGCAGATAATATGCGCATATAGTTAAGTCAGTCTCACCGTGAGAGGTCTTGCCATGCAGGCTGCCGAAGCTACTAAATCTGTTCGTAAGCCTACGAATCTGTCCCTCGATAGCGCCTTGCTGCGAGAAGCAAAATCCCTGGGAATCAACGTGTCTCGATCTGCCGAGGCGGGTATCGCCGAGGCTGTGAGACTACACAAGAGGCAGAAGTGGCTGAAAGAGAATGCTACGGCATTGGCCAGTTCAAACGCTTACGTTGAAGCACACGGCCTGCCGTTGGCTCAGCACCGTCAGTTCTGATGGCGCGTTTCGATATCTTCCAAAATGAAGGTGGTGCGGGCTATCTGCTAGATGTTCAGTCTGAGCTACTCAGCGGCTTAAACACCAGAGTCGTTGTGCCGTTGCTGCCAAAATCTGCCGCTCCTTCTCCAGCCCAGCGGCTGAACCCATTGTTTGAGGTCAAGGGCCAGGTACTAATGATGGCAACACAGTTCTTGGCTGCCGTGCCGGAAAGTGAACTGCGCGTTGGTGTCGGTAATCTTGCCGAACAGCAGCACGAAATATCGGCGGCGTTGGATATGCTGTTTTTGGGCTTTTGACGCGAAACAACCTATTTATCAACGGTATACCGCGGTCGCCTAACGAGGCGCTCCAGCCGGTCACTTGCGAGCAGGCTGCCTTTGACCACGCGAATCATTGCCCGCTCGCAAGTGCCACTGAGCTAGGGGGAAAGCCCTCGGGATGACCAACATTATCTCCATCTCTGATCTTGTCGCTGCAGACATTGAGACCATATGGTCGCTGTCGTCTGCGCCTGACCAGCCACTTGCGGGAACAGTAGGCTGGTCATTCGAGGGAAACGGTATCCGCACACGGACGACCTTTATTCAGGCGTTTCGCGATCTCGGTCTTCAGTTCACAGAGTTGCCGAATTTTCTCAAGACTGAGGAACGCGTTGAGGATCTGGCCGGTTATCTCGACCCCTTCTACTCCCACTATGTTATTCGTGAGTCAGACCACAGTCGGCTCTTAGCCTTTGCTCAGGCGAGTTCACGCCACGTTATTAACGCCATGTCTGGCGTGGGGCACCCATGTGAAGTGCTCACGGATGCCTACTTCATCCACAAATCAGTGAAGCCGATCAGCAGTGCCACTATTTGTTTGTGGGGACCAACCACTAATGTGTTTCGCTCCTGGCACGAGTTGGCAACGGTGATGGGGGCTCAGGTCATTCAGGTGTGTGATGAGCGCTACCACGAGGTGGATTCGGTCATCCGCTTTGACACGCAACCTACAGGTCCTGTGGACGTAGTCATCACTGACTCCTGGCCGAATGATTCCGGAGTGCCGACTTCACTGACGGAGGATCATCTTGCTGCCATGGGTTTTCCCGCACTCCTACCCACTCCGCCATATTCCATTGGTCGAGAGCTCAACTTCGATCCTCTGCGATACCAGCGGTTCTTGGGTTACAGCCAGAAGCAGTGGCTACTTCCAGTACAAAAGGCGATCATCCGCTATGCGAGCCAGGCTTAACAATACGCCGGACAATTTGAAGCAGGCTGCGTTTGGTTAAGCTAATCCGCGCCCCCTCCCAAGTGGCGCGGAGCTAGGGTGTGGGGCGAAAGCCATGTCCGCATCCCCGCTGGGAATGCGTTACATGGTTGAGATGCCTGCTACTGGAGAGTAATCATGTCGCTTGCCCGCTGCGCTGCACTCTGCTTGATTGGAGTTCTTCCTGCCTGCGGTGGTGGAGGAAGCGACACCGCCGGCGCTGGGTACTGCGAATCGGGCTTCGTTGGCGGCCAGTCTTCGTGGGGCTGCACCTCGTGTTCGGGTGTGGACCCTCTAGACGATAATGACGATTTTTCTCCGGCCATTGACGGTAACTCTGCGACCTTCACAGACTTCGGCCTCAACACTGGGGGGCAAATCCGGATCACAGTTGAAGCGCCCTCGGGGTCCTTCGAGACCGGAAGTAGCGCTGGGGTACTGATGCGTTTTCCCGAAGGCAGCTACAACACCATTGGAGTCCAGTTATCCGCGACTCGCGATGGAGCCGTCGTCGCCAGCTCTGGTGGATTGGACAATGTTGCAGTTGCTGGGAACGTCGAAGGCGCAGGAGCAGATCGTTTCTACAGCTTCACCCCACAAGCACCATTTGACTCCATCGAGGCAGTCGTCTCGGTGACCGGAAACACGCAGAGAGTTAACTTTCGGGTGTACGAGTTCTGTGGCAACCGCTAGTGATACTCGCCAGCTCTGCGGTCGCCCAACAATGCACTGTAGTCAGCCACTTGCCAGCAGGCTGCGTTTGGCTGTGCCTCCTCGGCGGTTCGCAAGCGCGCGTGAAGTCTAGCCTTAGGCTAGAGGAGATGGATTATGAGTAAGTTCCAGTTGGCCTCTTTGGTTTTAATCCTGGTAGGGCTCGTCGTTCTTGCGGTCGGTCTATACGCACTATTCGCGACTGGTGACTGGAAGTCAGGGCTTCATCAACTAGGAATGGCGTTTATCGTTTTTTCATTTGCCTGTGCGCCCCAACTCTTGTTTTGGCCGATCAGCAAGTTCTTTATCGACGAGTCTTCGATGTCAACCGCATGTACCGCGTTCACCTGGGCAGGGCTTGCTTGCTTTGGTCTTGGTTATCTCGGTGCCTGAGCGCCAAGCAACCGAGGCATAAGCCCTAGGCGGAGGTTGAAATGAATCAACCTCACTTCGATTGTATGCACTGGGCCGATTTTTATTATAGTCATGCGAACCCTGGAGGAATCCTCTTGTGCCAGTCGTCCTAGTTGTATTGCTTGTTCTAACGGGTTGCGCTGCGAATTACAAAGAGATCCCCGACTCTGTCGATGTTCGGGAGCTTGCGCCAGGTAATGGGGCAATTTACGGAAGCATGGTCTCAATCAGAGGGGGTAGAAGCTATTCTGCAAACGCGATTCGTCTAAGGAAAAAGGATGAAAAAGACGAAGTTCGGATAGTTTCTGTAAAGCCTTCGGACTTTGACGGCGCTTGGCCTAACGTATATTCCGACCCAGTCGTCGACGGCGTTCCATTCTACTTTGAGCTCGAAGCAGGAGAGTGGGAGTTTTTCACCTACGGTTTTGGGACTCTTGTAGGAGGCGGTTATAAGTCGTGGAGTCCTAGGAGGGAGTTTTCTGTTCCTTTTTCGGTGACGCCAGGGCAGTTAACCTATGTCGGCGAGATTAGTGTTTGCGGAATGACTGGGAAAAACATATTTGGGCTGCCGATTCCTATTGGGGCTTTTGTGTCGTTCAATGATCAATACGAACGTGATTCGGATTATGCTGTCAGTACATTCGCAGGGCTCGAAAAAAACGGGATGCTTAGAGGCGTGCCACAGGCAGGCAGTCGAACGGAAGGTGTTGTGGGCTTTGAGGCTCGGTCGTGCCCTCCAAGGTTTGACGGCGAAGCCCAACGAGATCTGGCGCCCAACTAGGCGCTACAGCTATGGTTTGATTCGCCCCCATTTTTGCTGCCGCAACAACCTTCGTCACCTCAAAACTAGCGGAGCTTAGGTATTGGGCGCAGAGGAGCGCAGATGGTTTCAATATTTTCTTCCCAAGAATCAGCCATTGTTTTTGTAGTTTCAGCCTTGGTGCTGGCGGTCACTCCTGGCCCCGGTGTTGTTTATATCGTCACGCGAACTCTTGCTCAGGGTCGTGTCGCGGGCTTCGCTTCAGTACTTGGAGTGGCTGCAGGCAACTTTGCCAACACTGTTGCTGCGGCGGCTGGGTTAGCTGCTGTACTACTCGTGTCCTCTACGGCTTTCTTGGCATTAAAGTACGCTGGGGCTGGCTATTTGATCTATCTGGGCGCAAAGGCGCTTCTTGCAGATCGACGCGTAGACAGCGGCCCAAGCGCGCCCAAAGTTAAGGCACAAAGAGTGTTCCTGGACGGTTTTTGCGTCGCGTTGCTCAATCCTAAAACCGCGCTTTTTTTCGCCGCTTTTCTTCCTCAGTTCGCAGTGCCAAACCCACCATTTGGCGCACTCGTCGCGCTCGGGGCGCTATTTGTGGGTATCGCATTGCTGACGGATGGGGTCTACGTTCTTTTTGCGTCGCGAGTATTTTCGTGGCTTAGCAGGCGCAGGAATAGTGGCAAGCTAGTATCGCGTGCGGCTGGTATTTCGCTAATAGGGCTAGGCGTGTTCGCTGCGTTTTTCGGAACTCGCACAGCTCAACAACCATGAGTCTGTCGCTCACTAGTTGTTGTGATGGCTCATTCAATTAAGGAGACAAGTCATGCGTAGATTTCTTGGAGTATGTGCGTTTGGTATCGCTTTGGGGCTTGGAAATGCACATGCGGAAACGCCTCTGCCAAAGGGCTGGTCGTTGGCCGGCAGTAACCCAGCAAGCTATACCGTCCAATTAGACGGCGAGCTCAAAAAAGCGGGCATGCAGAGTGCCAGACTTGAGGCACCCAATAAAACAGAAGGCTTTGGGACTCTGATGCAGTCCATATTGGCCGACCCTTACCGGGGAAAGCGGCTGCAGCTTTCGGCATTCATAAAAACCAGTGAGGTCCTAGAGCATGCTGGGCTATGGATGCGGGTAGATGGGCCCAGCCATATAGTCGTTCTAGACAACATGAACGATCGACCGATCACCGGGACAATAGGATGGAACAAGTTCAAGGTTGTTCTTGATGTTCCGGCAAATGCCTCAGCGATAGCCTTTGGCGTGTTGCTGGACGGTGCTGGCAAGGTCTGGATAGACGATGTGAACCTCAGTGTGGTGGGAGACGATGTTCCTGTCACGGCAAGCCCAAGGCTAAGAGGAGCTCAAGAGCTTGTAGCTTCCCCAACAAACTTGGACTTCGAGATCTAAGCTGTGACCCGGTCGCCTCGCATTTGACTCCTTGTACACAGAGGCTTGGAGAAGTTTTTCCACAAAGGAAGTAAGTCTGGTATCCAAGCCACGCATGCTCCGAGGCTTCGTCTCATCTTAGGTCGGCTTAATGCTTCCACGAGCCCCGAAGACATGAACCTCCCAGGTTTGCCTCTTCACCCGCTCGTCGGTAACCGTGAAGGCATTTGGTCGGTAAAGGTCAGCGGTAACTGGCGGGTCACTTTTCGATTCGTAGGCGAGCATGCTGAGGTCGTGAACTACGAGGACCATCACTGAGGTTGAATCATGTTGATGCACAATCCTCCCCATCCCGGCGAAGTGCTTAAAGAACTGTGCCTCGAGCCTCTAGGGGTCACGGTTACCGATGCTGCCAAGGCTTTAGGGGTCAGTCGCAAGACACATTCCACACTCATCAATAGCCGTGCTGGCATTAGCCCGGAAATGGCCATCCGGCTTTCTATTGCCTTCGACACATCGGCATAAAGCTGGCTCAATCAGCAGACGCAATAGGACCTTTGGCAGGCGGAGCAACATCGCTCCGAGCTGCGTGTTGAAAAGTTGTCGGCCGCTTAGGTATGCAGCCGTTTAGAAAAAGGAGGACGTACCCTATTTGCTACAAGTGCCGCAGAGTTCGGCTGTTAGGTGCTTTGGAATGCCCGTTGCAGCCCCAGGTGCTCGTGGAAGGGTTCAAAGTCCCGGTCGGCCTGCAGTAGTGGCAATTGGTGCTCAATGCAGTACGTGGCAATGACGCAGTCGATCGTTTTACGCACCGTGAATCCCTTGGCGCGTAGCTTGCGAAAATTCTTCGCGCTTTGTATCGCCACGGCTCTGCCAGCCAGGTCAAGGGTGGTCACCGTCTCGAAGAGTTCCAGGGCTGTGCTGAAGTCCTTGTCTTTACGAAAGCCTTGGAGCACTTCTGCCAGCATCAGATCACCCATGGCAACGGGCCTTAAGCCCAGGCTTTCGGAGAGAAACTGCGTTTCAGCGGTATCTGCGCCGTTGAAGAAATCGATCCAAACGCTGGAATCGACCAAGATCACGAATCAGATCTCATCTCTTCAAGGTCGCCTTCCCAACGGAGTTTGCCTTTGAACTGCTTGATGCGCTCTTGTTTCTTCAGTCTGATCAGTGTTTTGAGCCCAAGTTCGACGGCCTCTTTCTTGGTGCGAACGCCAGTCATGGCCAGGGCGTCCGACATTAAGTTATCGTCAATTTCAATGTTCGTCCGCATGGCGTGGAAAATGTGTATGAAGGAATCAAAGTATACACACTGCCTGCTTCTTTGGAAGAACATGGGGACGTACCCTATTTGCTCGCTGAGATCAGGTCTGAGCTAGGCTAAAGCGATGAACAAAGTGATCTGCAGTATGTGCGTTCTGGTGCTGGTTGCCTGTGCGGCTCCACCGCCTGGCGCTTTCGTCCAAAAGGCGGATGCTCCGCAGACGGGTAGTCACATCCGTCGAGCCAGGTTCTTGTCGGATATCCCCATGGACAAGTCCTATGCCCAGCTTTCGGCCGAGCAACAGGCCTTGGTTCGGGCGTTGTACTCCGACCTGCCGGCTGATGCAGAGCCGCCCTTTCCCAAAGAGGGCATGGGGGCGATCACCACAGAACTCGAGAAGGCTATGCGGGTGATTCCTGTCGCTGGGGAGCTGGTGGCTGTGGCAAATGTCGACGCCGCAGGGGTAGTGCAGTCGGTGTCCTTCTACAAAACACCCAGCCAGGATATGGCTCAGGCCGTCTCCCGCATCCTTGTATCGACTCCCTTCAAGCCTGGTCTTTGCGCGGGCCAGCCTTGTGCGATGACCTATCCGCTGCGGCTTGTATTTGAGCGATAGGTGGAATGTTTAGAGGTAGTCAGGCGATGCAAGCCGAAGGGATTAAAGAGAAACTGGGGACGTACCCCATTTGCTCACGCATTGAGGGTATGAGCGACTTTCTGCTCTTACCGGTCAGCCACCCCTTGATGACGAAAAGTGCCGCCGTGTTGCGATCGGCGCATCAATTTTTGAACACGGGCCAG contains these protein-coding regions:
- a CDS encoding CcdB family protein; the encoded protein is MARFDIFQNEGGAGYLLDVQSELLSGLNTRVVVPLLPKSAAPSPAQRLNPLFEVKGQVLMMATQFLAAVPESELRVGVGNLAEQQHEISAALDMLFLGF
- a CDS encoding type II toxin-antitoxin system CcdA family antitoxin, translating into MQAAEATKSVRKPTNLSLDSALLREAKSLGINVSRSAEAGIAEAVRLHKRQKWLKENATALASSNAYVEAHGLPLAQHRQF
- a CDS encoding type II toxin-antitoxin system RelE/ParE family toxin, producing MEKFFHKGSKSGIQATHAPRLRLILGRLNASTSPEDMNLPGLPLHPLVGNREGIWSVKVSGNWRVTFRFVGEHAEVVNYEDHH
- a CDS encoding type II toxin-antitoxin system VapB family antitoxin, with product MRTNIEIDDNLMSDALAMTGVRTKKEAVELGLKTLIRLKKQERIKQFKGKLRWEGDLEEMRSDS
- a CDS encoding PIN domain nuclease, with amino-acid sequence MILVDSSVWIDFFNGADTAETQFLSESLGLRPVAMGDLMLAEVLQGFRKDKDFSTALELFETVTTLDLAGRAVAIQSAKNFRKLRAKGFTVRKTIDCVIATYCIEHQLPLLQADRDFEPFHEHLGLQRAFQST
- a CDS encoding LysE family translocator; the encoded protein is MVSIFSSQESAIVFVVSALVLAVTPGPGVVYIVTRTLAQGRVAGFASVLGVAAGNFANTVAAAAGLAAVLLVSSTAFLALKYAGAGYLIYLGAKALLADRRVDSGPSAPKVKAQRVFLDGFCVALLNPKTALFFAAFLPQFAVPNPPFGALVALGALFVGIALLTDGVYVLFASRVFSWLSRRRNSGKLVSRAAGISLIGLGVFAAFFGTRTAQQP